In Drosophila bipectinata strain 14024-0381.07 chromosome 2R, DbipHiC1v2, whole genome shotgun sequence, one genomic interval encodes:
- the LOC122321087 gene encoding uncharacterized protein, producing MTHLSEGSQILDIDLPIGVDGLYHSSPKQTVPIQISSWFLILPMEKSMPKTGFFLNLGFQAMIPLAVVLGLLLNNAKRVEMGLGPSLRASWIFNKVLRGVLAQPFILPRYLSLKMMTIYWLILISGFFMSNYYTADLATMLMNSPKGKPIRSWEQLRRANLKILISQSELNFLNELLTKDYLDKFVDFFEVADSEDYQRKRTALNQSYAYPATLTLWPVLEESQKRLETPIFRKSEELVLAPFIIMTMPLPKNSIFKKSLYQFVRRSQEFGLFQQWYSSSFKEAEQLGIVRYKKDNEALYRGIEFHDFYFVWIGYLGGILIGLVAFILELIMYRKRRV from the coding sequence ATGACACATTTGTCGGAGGGATCACAAATCCTCGACATAGACTTGCCCATCGGAGTTGATGGACTCTATCATAGTTCTCCCAAACAAACTGTTCCGATACAGATCTCCAGCTGGTTTCTCATACTCCCTATGGAAAAAAGTATGCCGAAGactggctttttcttaaatctGGGATTCCAGGCAATGATTCCATTGGCTGTTGTATTGGGATTACTGCTGAATAATGCCAAACGCGTGGAAATGGGCTTAGGACCCAGCCTAAGAGCTTCGTGGATTTTTAACAAAGTGTTGAGAGGTGTTTTGGCTCAACCATTTATCCTGCCCAGATACCTCTCCCTGAAAATGATGACCATTTACTGGTTAATCTTGATAAGTGGTTTCTTCATGAGCAACTACTACACTGCGGATCTGGCGACAATGCTAATGAACTCCCCGAAGGGAAAACCAATCCGCAGCTGGGAGCAATTACGGAGAGCCAACTTAAAGATACTCATCTCCCAATCCGAACTAAACTTTTTGAATGAATTGCTAACCAAGGACTATCTAGATaagtttgttgatttttttgaaGTAGCCGACTCCGAGGATTATCAAAGGAAGCGCACTGCGTTGAACCAATCCTATGCCTATCCAGCAACTCTTACTCTATGGCCAGTTTTGGAGGAATCTCAGAAACGATTGGAGACCCCCATATTTCGGAAATCCGAGGAGCTGGTCTTAGCGCCTTTTATCATTATGACCATGCCATTGCCCAAGAACTCCATATTTAAGAAATCCCTGTACCAATTTGTAAGAAGATCTCAGGAATTTGGACTATTTCAACAATGGTACTCCAGCAGCTTCAAAGAGGCAGAACAACTGGGAATAGTGAGATACAAGAAGGATAATGAGGCTTTATATCGCGGAATTGAGTTTCATGATTTCTACTTTGTATGGATAGGCTATCTAGGAGGAATCTTAATCGGTTTGGTGGCATTCATTTTGGAGCTCATAATGTATCGAAAGCGAAGAGTATAG
- the LOC108125628 gene encoding uncharacterized protein: MGLLLFGITFFSITVSMLNAKDISLRNILQTLDMELSYRTILLLQSNNECWNLEPFEEDTPVLIININQSIYQKEVFNTNIITFVCLEEDNSEIMDVLYSNLQDIRDTPTILFAFSETQIRRLFVECNNHEMLNVLAYKGSDRSLVYSFRKFPKFQIIQRNVSEVRRYFEPQLKDLGGHVLRILPDNVIPRTVVYRDANGNRQLEGYLSEFIRNYVSTINASLQIVWDSVPEHAITGYAELIRKSEEADIDIPLAVYGIDLESPKRGVPIEISGWWLMLPMEPNMPRTRFFLNLGLQGMAPMALIMAVVLCNAHRMEVGLGPSIWCFYNLVNKAIRGILAQPFVLPRNLSLKLMLIYWLLFISGFFLANYYTANLATWLVHPPAGNPIRSWEQLQASGVKILIVDEDFRVLEDILGMEFIDARKDIFVVTDNSGDFQKKRLWLDQSYAYPVTSTLWRNLHFTSYSKDFAR; this comes from the coding sequence ATGGGTCTGCTATTATTTGGTATAACCTTCTTTAGCATTACGGTGAGCATGCTAAATGCAAAAGATATATCGTTGAGAAATATTCTTCAAACTCTGGACATGGAGCTCTCTTACCGAACAATTCTGCTGCTTCAAAGCAACAACGAGTGCTGGAATCTAGAACCATTTGAAGAGGATACTCCTGTCCTCATTATCAATATAAATCAAAGTATTTACCAGAAGGAAgtttttaatacaaatataATTACTTTTGTTTGCTTGGAGGAAGACAACAGCGAAATAATGGATGTCCTCTACTCAAATCTGCAAGATATCCGAGATACTCCCACCAtcctttttgcattttctgaAACCCAAATACGACGATTATTCGTTGAATGCAACAACCACGAAATGCTGAATGTACTGGCATACAAAGGATCGGATCGGAGCCTTGTCTACAGCTTTCGAAAGTTCCCAAAATTTCAGATCATCCAGAGAAACGTATCCGAAGTTCGCAGATATTTTGAGCCACAACTAAAGGATCTGGGTGGCCATGTCCTGAGAATTCTGCCCGACAACGTCATTCCCCGCACTGTGGTCTACAGGGATGCCAATGGAAACCGCCAGCTAGAGGGATACCTCAGCGAGTTCATTAGAAATTACGTGAGTACCATTAATGCCAGTCTCCAAATAGTTTGGGACTCGGTTCCAGAACATGCCATCACGGGATACGCGGAATTAATTCGTAAATCGGAAGAGGCGGATATAGACATACCACTGGCGGTATACGGCATAGATCTGGAATCGCCCAAAAGGGGAGTGCCCATCGAAATCTCCGGCTGGTGGCTGATGCTTCCGATGGAACCAAACATGCCAAGAACACGATTTTTCCTCAATCTCGGCCTGCAGGGAATGGCACCAATGGCCCTTATAATGGCCGTGGTCTTATGCAATGCCCATCGAATGGAGGTCGGGTTGGGACCCAGTATCTGGTGCTTCTACAATTTGGTGAATAAAGCAATCCGTGGAATTCTTGCTCAGCCCTTCGTCCTGCCTAGAAATCTGTCCTTAAAACTAATGTTGATCTATTGGTTACTTTTCATAAGTGGTTTCTTCTTAGCCAATTATTACACGGCAAACTTGGCTACTTGGCTGGTGCATCCACCTGCAGGCAACCCCATCAGAAGCTGGGAACAACTGCAAGCTTCGGGGGTCAAGATTTTGATAGTAGATGAAGACTTTCGTGTGTTGGAAGATATTCTGGGCATGGAGTTCATAGACGCCAGAAAGGATATATTCGTGGTAACCGACAATTCTGGTGATTTTCAGAAGAAACGTCTGTGGCTGGATCAATCCTATGCCTATCCAGTTACCTCCACTTTGTGGAGGAACCTCCACTTTACCTCCTATTCTAAAGATTTCGCAAGATAG
- the Brca2 gene encoding breast cancer type 2 susceptibility protein homolog — translation MEPHEGQAKGSHNISNEFHQESRTASYQTKLQVNTLGDIAAEVAEIYNADRVDFKRAQGKEPAMENTTGFITIQELLLMEAEPTPGEQIAESILRDFCSSPTYFEENHEPATETSPWFRFRHKKIKTYSRRRILKEEPPPVTLKYEVEEEEDRLSCSSGLSVQEDYTTPATTSVCELDANTSQKICENLLNLSEYFSLGNPNTPSNKCLNIDLPSKKETSLQDSSGSKEKLSPMSDTQSSVEYSAIELKNLRDELLESDYTFEASQNCDIKPRGDTIFGGMESIKNTDSKVCEDWSEGDSFLESINTEQISLKDDKCEEIESKTGPSEIKSENYEILLDDIPITEWQTPMDIPEETNIESKESAKDETAKSGCSKDITDTQFLQEFPLEEWQPEEASEFVGFRTASNKKIQISEETKARAAKLMADLDAEEVQQENFKESDKVPEFLGFRTASNKAINISEETRKRAAKFMADFEAEEHRKDTSNEDPETIPEFVGFRTASNKAIEISEETKLRAAAFMANLEAEDPQKKSDDGNSAKLDDFVGFRTASNKAIEISKEMESKGAKFLAQFKEENEQTLAADTEFLQTIAFSQWEPLDIPDTVDTRTDKADHMEIKATTSDNHTSTSEAPADTSVNTSQSATIPQLVAFHKTSFKFMEISQEMRTKGDQLMADVIAGKPSPSRSLDTSGIVGFRTASNKPIEITKEMKKKAAKLIAEVEAGEIKQQNIEKAMEDNEDFGFKTASNKKIVVSEEMQKKAAKFMAEIQANENQVNENQITAEGEFFGFRTASNKSITVSEEMKKKAAKLFAEVEAQESSSNVLSSQLKNNKEQPQVQVEPFENIETTKDTCNIVSNIECPSDVSDELSGEEFKGFPNNDIQEDDSPQEFVFPRQSQVNVPLSDSRVGTPKHRRETSDGIPSSKRRRGSFSQKEQPGGSQLVKTISCNSGLGTPRNCSQKEQPGSHLIRTTSCNSALATPSQSQEMHASLTQLASRSPLDRSTKTSVIARRNLLTLSKRRKRNSTTSEPDGIETPLKPRFAPMAASTSTPLANKNTNLRQDATKLQQNVEDMSPICMPPNKSRRLGLSRSRY, via the exons ATGGAGCCACATGAGGGACAGGCGAAAGGCTCTCACAATATCAGTAATGAATTCCATCAAGAGTCAAGGACAGCGTCTTATCAGACGAAACTACAG GTTAACACATTGGGAGATATAGCCGCCGAAGTCGCTGAAATATATAATGCAGACCGAGTGGACTTTAAAAGGGCTCAAGGGAAAGAGCCGGCTATGGAAAATACCACTGGATTTATCACCATCCAGGAACTGCTCCTAATGGAAGCAGAGCCCACACCTGGAGAGCAGATCGCCGAATCGATCCTGCGTGATTTCTGTTCCTCGCCAACGTACTTTGAAGAGAATCATGAACCTGCCACTGAAACCTCCCCCTGGTTTCGATTTCgacataaaaaaatcaaaacctACAGTAGGAGGCGGATTCTGAAAGAGGAACCGCCACCTGTTACTCTTAAATATGaagtggaggaggaggaggatcgCTTAAGCTGTTCTTCGGGTCTATCAGTGCAGGAAGACTATACAACCCCGGCCACTACTTCGGTGTGCGAATTAGATGCCAACACTTCGCAGAAAATTTGTGAGAATTTGCTGAATCTAAGTGAATACTTTTCCCTGGGTAATCCCAATACACCATCCAACAAATGTCTAAATATAGACCTTCCATCTAAAAAAGAAACCAGCCTGCAGGATTCCTCGGGATCCAAAGAAAAGTTAAGCCCTATGTCGGATACTCAGTCTTCGGTTGAATATTCTGctattgaattaaaaaatctCCGAGATGAGTTACTGGAAAGCGACTATACCTTTGAGGCCTCCCAAAACTGTGATATAAAACCTAGAG GTGACACTATTTTTGGTGGAATGGAAAGTATCAAAAACACAGATTCCAAAGTCTGCGAAGATTGGTCTGAGGGAGATTCCTTTTTGGAAAGCATAAACACCGAACAAATATCATTAAAAGATGATAAATGCGAAGAAATTGAAAGTAAAACTGGACCATCTGAGATTAAATCAGAAAACTATGAAATATTGTTAGATGATATCCCAATAACTGAATGGCAGACTCCAATGGATATTCCAGAAGAGACGAATATAGAATCTAAAGAATCTGCAAAAGATGAAACTGCTAAATCAGGCTGCTCCAAAGACATCACAGATACACAATTTTTGCAGGAATTTCCTCTTGAAGAATGGCAGCCGGAAGAGGCTTCCGAATTTGTTGGCTTCCGGACTgcctccaacaaaaaaattcaaatttccGAGGAAACAAAAGCACGAGCGGCTAAGCTCATGGCTGATTTGGACGCAGAGGAAGTTCAGCaggaaaactttaaagaatCTGACAAAGTTCCAGAGTTTTTGGGCTTTCGCACCGCTTCCAACAAAGCAATTAATATTTCTGAGGAAACAAGAAAACGAGCTGCTAAGTTTATGGCTGATTTCGAAGCAGAAGAGCATCGAAAGGATACCAGCAATGAGGACCCTGAAACAATTCCCGAATTCGTTGGCTTTCGAACAGCATCAAACAAAGCTATTGAAATTTCTGAGGAAACTAAACTACGAGCTGCTGCTTTTATGGCTAATTTGGAAGCAGAGGATCCACAAAAGAAAAGTGATGATGGAAATAGTGCGAAACTTGACGACTTTGTTGGCTTTCGAACAGCATCAAACAAAGCCATTGAAATTAGCAAGGAAATGGAAAGCAAAGGAGCCAAGTTTCTTGCCCAATTCAAGGAGGAAAACGAACAGACTTTGGCTGCAGACACAGAATTCCTTCAAACTATAGCCTTTAGTCAATGGGAGCCCTTAGATATCCCCGATACCGTTGACACCCGCACAGATAAGGCAGATCATATGGAAATTAAAGCTACAACATCAGACAACCATACATCCACTTCTGAGGCTCCCGCTGATACATCAGTTAACACCAGCCAATCAGCAACTATTCCCCAGCTCGTTGCCTTTCATAAGACTTCCTTTAAGTTTATGGAAATTTCACAAGAGATGAGAACAAAGGGTGATCAATTGATGGCTGATGTGATAGCGGGGAAGCCTAGTCCGTCACGTTCTTTAGATACATCTGGGATTGTTGGTTTTCGAACAGCCTCAAATAAACCCATCGAAATAACAAaagaaatgaagaaaaaagctGCCAAACTAATAGCTGAGGTCGAAGCCGGTGAAATAAAGCAACAAAATATCGAAAAAGCAATGGAAGATAATGAGGACTTTGGCTTTAAGACAGCTTCGAATAAAAAGATTGTTGTATCTGAAGAAATGCAAAAGAAAGCTGCCAAGTTTATGGCCGAGATTCAAGCCAATGAAAACCAAGTTAATGAAAATCAAATAACAGCTGAAGGTGAATTCTTCGGGTTTAGAACTGCCTCAAATAAGTCAATTACTGTATCCGaagaaatgaaaaagaaagccGCCAAGTTATTTGCTGAAGTTGAAGCTCAAGAAAGCAGTTCAAATGTTCTTAGTagtcaattaaaaaataataaagaacaGCCTCAAGTCCAAGTAGAGCCATTTGAGAATATAGAAACCACTAAAGATACCTGTAATATCGTAAGCAATATTGAGTGCCCCTCAGACGTGTCAGATGAACTATCTGGCGAGGAATTCAAGGGCTTCCCAAACAACGATATACAAGAAGATGACTCACCTCAGGAGTTTGTGTTTCCCAGGCAATCGCAAGTTAATGTGCCTCTGTCGGACTCAAGAGTGGGAACCCCTAAACATCGTCGTGAAACCTCTGACGGCATCCCCTCAAGCAAGCGTCGGCGTGGTAGTTTTTCGCAAAAGGAGCAGCCAGGTGGCAGCCAGTTAGTCAAGACCATCTCGTGCAACAGTGGCCTGGGTACTCCCAGAAATTGTTCCCAAAAAGAGCAGCCAGGAAGCCACTTAATCAGGACCACCTCGTGCAACAGTGCACTGGCTACACCCAGCCAATCGCAGGAGATGCACGCTTCGCTGACGCAGCTGGCAAGTCGTTCGCCACTGGATCGCAGCACCAAGACATCAGTGATAGCCCGTCGTAACTTACTGACCCTGAGCAAGAGGCGAAAGCGTAACAGCACAACTTCCGAACCTGATGGAATCGAAACCCCATTAAAGCCCAGATTTGCACCGATGGCAGCATCAACCAGCACCCCTCTAGccaataaaaacacaaacctAAGGCAGGACGCCACCAAGCTGCAACAGAATGTAGAGGATATGTCGCCCATTTGCATGCCACCAAACAAATCCAGACGACTTGGCTTAAGTCGCAGTCGCTATTAG
- the Ir60e gene encoding uncharacterized protein Ir60e, whose product MEGENDCDDCLRSQDKSIFQILDTPRILLTKNTVENNRIYGNFTEKTLFIVFFPETNNSLDPLVTNLLSKLLDNLHELHLVFLAAENPNEAWKMDLYAFCYQEGLINVILIHQENIYSYLPYPKIQPYRLANIDEYLERKRILRNLWGLPIRTVRINTSPGDFDYLSKDNETERAGTLFFALKEFTDRYNATILGELLPPLPILDIYVALSNRLYRKELDVICYLKDLNIPSPYTKPLSILSEHFIVPNARPIGSYLYYSKPFQWTLWLAVGGTVVYGTLMLYLISRRIGIEFGQCLLYSLSHILFTGHTFTSSTGWRVKVVQAILVLGGFILTNLYLTTLSSILTSGLYEPEYNTLEDLAKAPYPSLHDAFYVNDLKSKTFLPEALRRNAIDLHNNTLLSIYRDSLNESYMYVMYEGRRTLNLMQQRLLKTPRFHTVPEPIGFALDSILVSRSLPYLNILNQFMRRLQEHGIFIKIKADVFQVMIEQGIHTLMRDNEPPAKPFDLEYYFFAFALWGAGLVLSLLFFLVEILKISYKTH is encoded by the exons ATGGAAGGCGAAAATg ATTGTGACGATTGTCTTCGCTCCCAGGataaaagtatttttcaaattctGGACACGCCCAGAATACTACTTACGAAAAATACCGTTGAAAATAATCGTATTTATGGAAACTTTACTGAGAAAACCCTTTTCATAGTTTTCTTTCCGGAAACCAACAATTCACTAGATCCTTTGGTAACTAACCTGCTTTCCAAATTGTTGGACAATCTTCATGAACTGCACTTGGTTTTCCTGGCTGCGGAAAACCCCAATGAAGCTTGGAAAATGGATCTTTACGCATTCTGCTACCAAGAGGGCCTAATCAACGTAATTTTAATACATCAAGAAAATATCTACAGCTACCTGCCATATCCGAAAATACAGCCTTACAGGCTCGCAAATATTGATGAGTACTTAGAGAGAAAAAGGATTCTGAGAAATTTGTGGGGCCTGCCCATACGAACCGTTCGAATTAATACATCTCCAGGAGATTTCGATTATCTAAGCAAGGATAATGAAACGGAAAGAGCCGGAACTCTGTTCTTCGCCTTAAAGGAGTTTACGGATCGGTATAACGCCACTATTCTAGGTGAATTACTACCACCTCTTCcaattttggatatttatgTAGCCCTCTCGAATAGGCTATACCGCAAGGAGCTCGACGTGATTTGTTATCTAAAGGACTTGAATATTCCTTCACCCTACACGAAGCCACTTTCGATCCTTTCTGAGCACTTCATAGTTCCTAATGCCAGACCGATTGGAAGTTATCTGTACTATTCGAAACCCTTTCAATGGACTCTTTGGTTGGCCGTTGGAGGAACAGTCGTTTACGGGACCCTGATGCTTTATTTAATCTCCAGAAGAATTGGAATCGAATTTGGACAGTGCCTTTTATATAGTCTAAGTCACATACTATTTACGGGTCATACTTTTACCAGCTCAACGGGTTGGAGGGTTAAGGTGGTTCAAGCTATCCTTGTTCTTGGAGGTTTTATACTCACCAACCTCTATCTGACCACGTTGTCCAGCATCCTCACTTCGGGGTTGTATGAACCTGAGTATAACACCCTGGAGGATCTAGCCAAGGCACCATATCCCAGTCTGCATGACGCTTTCTACGTGAACGATTTAAAGTCGAAGACCTTTCTTCCAGAGGCTCTTCGCAGAAACGCCATTGACCTACACAATAATACTTTACTTTCGATATACCGCGATAGCCTGAATGAAAGTTATATGTATGTCATGTACGAGGGCCGCAGGACACTGAACCTGATGCAGCAGAGATTACTTAAGACTCCCCGGTTTCACACAGTTCCGGAACCCATAGGCTTTGCCCTGGATAGCATTCTGGTGTCCAGGAGCTTGCCATATCTGAATATTCTTAACCAATTTATGAGGCGTCTTCAGGAGCACggaatttttatcaaaataaagGCGGATGTATTCCAGGTGATGATCGAGCAGGGTATTCATACCCTCATGCGGGACAATGAACCTCCGGCGAAGCCATTTGACTTGGAATACTACTTCTTTGCCTTTGCCTTGTGGGGTGCTGGCTTAGTCCTGTcactcttgttttttttggtcgAAATTCTTAAGATTTCATACAAAACTCATTAA
- the LOC138926039 gene encoding uncharacterized protein has product MPRTVSYRDANGNRQLAGYLAQLIRTYVKSINATLQIMWDLSPEDGMIHLTDILQRLNVDIPLGMDALGYGSPKQNIPMEISKWFLMIPMEPCLQRARFFYFTNLGFQAMILLAVIMLGVLCSALRLELAGHAIYES; this is encoded by the exons ATGCCCCGTACAGTTAGCTACCGAGATGCCAATGGAAATCGTCAGTTGGCTGGTTACTTGGCCCAACTTATTCGAACCTACGTGAAATCCATTAATGCTACTCTTCAAATTATGTGGGACCTCTCACCCGAAGATGGAATGATTCACTTGACGGATATATTGCAACGTCTTAATGTGGATATTCCCCTTGGAATGGATGCCCTCGGATATGGCTCGCCAAAGCAGAATATTCCCATGGAGATATCCAAGTGGTTCCTGATGATTCCGATGGAGCCGTGCCTACAACGAGCTCGATTCTTCTATTTCACGAATCTGGGCTTCCAGGCCATGATCCTATTGGCAGTGATTATGCTAGGGGTGCTGTGCAGTGCCCTTCGCTTGGAA CTGGCAGGACATGCGATCTATGAATCTTAA
- the LOC108125751 gene encoding small integral membrane protein 14 — MSDDFDGCECVWSHELAMQRLINFIRQNQNACTDTECFDVSGRMPQQQRAGGDDNSGFTITMVFMVLALLMYIFNPSTWGQLTSSKRPTSRRDNNHDGSPPSPQPPPPAIN; from the exons ATGTCTGACGACTTCGATGGCTGCGAGTGCGTTTGGTCGCACGAACTGGCGATGCAGAGGCTAATAAACTTT ATTCGCCAGAATCAGAATGCCTGTACGGACACAGAGTGCTTCGACG TTAGTGGACGTatgccgcagcagcagcgcgCTGGAGGCGACGACAACAGCGGCTTTACCATCACAATGGTGTTCATGGTCCTGGCCTTGCTCATGTACATCTTTAATCCAAGTACCTGGGGTCAGCTGACCAGCAGCAAGAGGCCGACTAGCCGTCGCGATAATAACCATGATGGCTCGCCGCCGTCACCGCAGCCTCCTCCGCCGGCCATCAACTAG
- the LOC108125629 gene encoding uncharacterized protein yields MSGFFMSNYYTANVATWLVHPPKRQLIQNWDEMRHFKVKTLVVQTELEYLKRILGKELVDSHKDVFVVTDSADFQMKRMALDTSYAYPVTGTLWPKFIFIPFLVLVIPVPPNSIFKKSLERYIGLTHQSGLFRMWFNRSFRVLNNLGKMSCKMDTQKCRSSQMLNVLALNEQNLEVIYSYKAFPKFQVVRQRTTLVNRYYEPQEKNLQGHPIATIPYNLLPRCVIYKDKEGRNQMSGYLTHFYKNFARALNGTLWVRWDLVPEDGTPTHNATWKLLADGLVDFPLVLTTLTPEPFYPSYVSEITSWFLMVPVEPDMPPSSLYFNLKGWRYFLGLMVILAMLLVNAHHIESGQGYFTLHCGHIFGDHVLRAMLSQSFVMPSSLSHSRTILYSLLMLAGLIVTTFYSTNLATLLVDPPPAFKILSYNDLRLTNGKIFISQQELPTLNESIGQHALETNLDVFEITPSTVEFLTKRNELNTSYGYPVTNTLWPLLQLKQIKLHRPLFRKSNEISFKQFMPVTMPMARNSIYRDVFNRYLSHTLESGLYDLWFRRSYSELIAIGKLNYSSDISDELYHDLVWEDLLYVWIAYIGGTLLSLLVFLLEKLYFKYH; encoded by the exons ATGAGTGGATTCTTCATGAGCAACTACTACACAGCCAATGTGGCGACATGGCTGGTGCATCCTCCCAAAAGACAACTTATTCAAAATTGGGACGAAATGCGACACTTTAAGGTTAAAACTCTAGTCGTGCAAACCGAATTGGAATACTTGAAGCGAATTTTGGGCAAAGAGCTCGTTGATTCTCACAAGGACGTGTTTGTGGTAACTGATTCGGCTGATTTCCAAATGAAACGCATGGCATTGGATACGTCATATGCCTATCCAGTTACGGGAACATTGTGGCcaa AGTTCATTTTCATACCGTTCTTGGTTCTGGTGATACCTGTTCCtccaaattcaatttttaagaaatctcTGGAGCGTTATATTGGACTCACCCATCAGAGCGGACTTTTCCGGATGTGGTTTAACCGGAGTTTCCGCGTCCTCAACAATCTTGGAAAAATGTCCTGCAAGATGGATACGCAGA AGTGTCGTTCCTCGCAAATGCTTAATGTGTTGGCCTTAAATGAACAAAACCTTGAAGTTATCTACAGCTACAAAGCTTTTCCAAAATTTCAAGTGGTTAGGCAAAGAACAACTCTGGTTAACAGATACTACGAACCGCAGGAGAAGAATCTCCAGGGTCATCCAATTGCCACTATTCCCTACAACTTACTGCCCAGATGTGTCATCTACAAGGATAAAGAAGGACGAAACCAAATGAGTGGCTATCTAACCCATTTTTATAAGAATTTCGCCAGGGCTTTGAACGGCACTCTGTGGGTACGTTGGGATCTGGTCCCGGAGGATGGGACTCCCACACACAATGCCACATGGAAGCTGCTGGCCGACGGCCTGGTTGACTTTCCATTGGTACTGACCACACTCACTCCGGAGCCATTTTATCCCAGCTACGTTTCGGAAATCACCAGCTGGTTTCTAATGGTGCCCGTAGAACCGGACATGCCGCCCTCCAGTCTCTATTTCAACCTCAAAGGATGGCGGTACTTTTTGGGCCTAATGGTTATTTTGGCTATGCTCCTGGTTAACGCCCATCACATAGAGTCGGGTCAAGGATACTTCACCCTGCACTGCGGGCACATCTTCGGAGACCATGTCCTAAGGGCCATGTTGTCCCAATCTTTCGTCATGCCCAGCAGCCTTTCCCACAGCCGGACGATACTCTATAGCCTGCTGATGTTGGCCGGACTAATAGTTACCACATTCTACAGCACCAATCTGGCCACTTTGCTCGTCGATCCTCCTCCAGCCTTTAAAATATTGAGTTATAATGATCTGAGGTTGACAAACGGAAAGATATTCATTTCCCAGCAAGAGCTACCCACCCTGAATGAATCAATTGGTCAGCACGCTTTGGAAACGAACCTAGACGTCTTTGAGATCACCCCATCTACGGTGGAGTTTCTTACCAAAAGGAATGAACTGAACACTTCCTACGGTTATCCTGTTACCAACACCTTGTGGCCACTTTTGCAGTTGAAGCAGATCAAGCTTCACCGCCCACTCTTTCGCAAATCAAACGAAATAAGTTTTAAACAGTTCATGCCGGTCACCATGCCCATGGCCAGAAACTCTATATATCGCGATGTTTTCAATAGGTACTTGAGTCACACCTTGGAGAGTGGTCTGTACGATCTGTGGTTTCGTCGATCCTATTCCGAACTCATTGCCATTGGAAAGCTTAACTATAGCTCGGATATTTCTGACGAGCTTTACCATGATCTAGTTTGGGAGGACTTATTGTACGTCTGGATTGCCTACATTGGAGGAACTCTCCTTAGTCTCTTGGTGTTTTTGTTGGAGAAACTTTACTTCAAATatcattaa
- the LOC108125725 gene encoding polyadenylate-binding protein has protein sequence MFVNSMTFRGNPANYHQQQPALNHHTLAAAHHQQQLHHHAAAAGHLGHVGGGHAASNHLAAAAVLGRHGHNSLGSGHTSSSSHSTGVGVGAGALASGSSGGGSSNSSPDSGKIYIKNLERSIDNKAVYDTFSVFGNILNCNVAKDEDGNSRGYGFVHFDTEEAARAAIEKVNGMLCNNQKVHVVKFIPRRDREQEKATHFKNLYVKNLGEEFTEQHLREMFEPYGRITSHKLMLDDEGRSRRFGFVAYENPQSALAAVIGLHGKQLGDNKFLYVARALSKAERQQEINRKLEERKRQKAGQIFYY, from the exons ATGTTCGTCAATTCTATGACGTTCCGCGGCAACCCGGCGAActaccaccagcagcagccggCCCTAAATCACCACACGCTGGCCGCCGCacaccatcagcagcagctgcaTCACCATGCCGCCGCTGCTGGGCACCTGGGTCACGTAGGCGGTGGCCATGCGGCCAGCAATCATCTGGCCGCTGCGGCTGTCCTGGGAAGGCATGGCCACAACTCGCTGGGCAGCGGCCACACATCCAGCTCCTCGCACTCAACTGGAGTGGGTGTGGGCGCTGGAGCTTTGGCCAGCGGAAGCAGTGGCGGCGGGAGCAGCAATAGCTCGCCAGATAGTGGCAAGATTTACATCAAGAACCTGGAGCGGTCCATTGATAACAAGGCGGTGTATGACACGTTCTCCGTGTTCGGGAACATCCTCAACTGCAACGTGGCCAAGGACGAGGATGGCAATTCGCGTGGATATGGGTTTGTGCATTTCGACACGGAGGAGGCTGCCCGTGCGGCCATCGAAAAGGTGAACGGGATGCTGTGCAATAACCAGAAGGTGCACGTGGTGAAGTTCATTCCCAGGCGGGACCGCGAGCAGGAAAAGGCCACGCACTTTAAGAACCTGTACGTGAAGAACCTGGGCGAGGAGTTCACTGAGCAGCACTTGCGGGAGATGTTCGAGCCCTACGGTCGCATCACCAGTCATAAG CTAATGCTCGACGACGAGGGACGCTCCCGCCGTTTCGGATTCGTAGCCTACGAGAATCCACAATCGGCGCTGGCCGCCGTGATTGGGCTTCACGGCAAGCAACTTGGCGACAACAAATTCTTGTACGTGGCAAGGGCTCTCAGCAAGGCAGAGCGGCAGCAGGAGATCAATCGCAAGCTGGAAGAGCGTAAACGCCAGAAGGCTGGTCAAATATTCTACTATTAG